The Pogona vitticeps strain Pit_001003342236 chromosome 6, PviZW2.1, whole genome shotgun sequence genome contains a region encoding:
- the LOC110090469 gene encoding interleukin-8, giving the protein MNTKMVITLLALFLVSAALTEDVSVPPTESELRCQCISTHATFIPPSKIQDVTLMQSGPHCSSVEVIVTLKNGRQICLDPTRNWVKVIIKAILKNAQGSV; this is encoded by the exons ATGAACACCAAGATGGTCATCACCCTCCTCGCTCTTTTTCTGGTCTCCGCCGCTCTGACAGAAG ATGTCTCTGTGCCTCCGACAGAAAGTGAGCTTCGGTGCCAGTGTATAAGCACTCATGCCACTTTCATCCCACCTTCTAAAATCCAGGATGTTACACTGATGCAAAGTGGGCCCCACTGCAGCAGTGTTGAAGTTAT CGTTACTCTTAAGAATGGTCGACAAATATGCCTGGACCCCACCAGGAACTGGGTGAAGGTGATCATCAAGGCCATACTCAAGAA TGCTCAAGGCAGTGTCTAA